One Skermanella sp. TT6 genomic window, TCTGGTCGCTGTACCTGCTGGCGCTTGCGCCGGACATCCAGGAGGGCGTCGCCAGCGAGGCGGCGGGCCTCGACCTTTCCCGCGACGGGGCCGCCCTGGCGCTGCCCGTCCTCGTTCTGACCAGGGCCGTCGTCCAGGAGGCGCTCCGCCTCTACCCCCCGGCATTCATCCTCGTCAGGGAGGCGATCGGCGAGGATCTCGTGGGCGGCGTGCCGGTGCGCCCCCGGGACCTTGTCATGGTGGCTCCGTGGGTCCTCCACCGGCATCGCAAGTTGTGGCGGGATCCGGACGTCTTCGACCCGGCCCGTTTCCTGCCCGACGCCGCTCCTCCCGACCGGTTCGCCTATCTCCCGTTCGGCCTGGGACCCCGCGTCTGCATCGGCGCGCAGTTCGCCCTGACCGAGGCCGTCCTGGTCGTCGCAGCCATGGCGTCGGCCTTCAGGATCGGATTGCCCGATCACCATCCCCCCGTCCTGCCGACCGCCGTCATCACGACCCAGCCGGATCGTGCGGCCCGGTTCGATCTGGTCCGGCGGACCGGTTAGGCGACGCGGAACGTCATGGATCCGCGACCCGGTCGCTCGGAGGCCGCCTCAGGAAGGCGCCGGCCACCGGTTGCTCGACCTGGAGCCATTCGGGCCGCCGGTGAGCAGCATAGCACAACATCGCTATCAGACGGTCGGCGGCTTCTTCGGGCGTCAATTTTCGATTGTGTTTCAGGAGTATCTCCAGGGCGGCCCGATACCCGGCGTCGGGATGGGGCCGCATGCTCTTCGCACGGGCATAGGCGCAAACCACGGCGCGAATGAGGTCCTCGGAAGCCGAACGCTCCATTGGGTCCACCCGGTGGTGACAGGGGACCGAGTTTGTCTCGAATGCCCGCTGTCCCGGAAGAGTCCGATGGTACGTTATCCCGAGGAGGGTGCCGGCTTCCGCGCCGCCGGCGCTACTTCGCCGAGTCCCGGCTGATGATCTTGTTGAAGTTGCTCTTCTGCTCGAACACCATGGCCAGCTTGTGGTCCTCGAACTGCTTGAAGAACTCCTCCCAGGAGATTTCCTCCAGGCTGTCGTTCTTCGAATTGGGAGCATCCGGGAACTCGATCCGGATGATCCCGACGCCGCCCTGGCCGTGGGTCGATTTCACCACCGCCGGCTTGCCGCCGTGCTGCTCGGCCCACTTGCGGATCTTGTCGTGGTCGGTCGTCGTTTCCGACATGCGTCGGTCCCTTTCCTTGATGGATCTCCCATGTCAACAGAAGGAGCGCGGAAGGGTTTCCCCCGGTCAGCCGATGCAATCGTCCAGCCCGTCGCGTTCCACGATCGCCATGCGCTGCTGGATCACGTTGGCCCGACCGGCGATGTAGCGGGTCGGCTTGGCGGGCGACCAGCGCAGCGGATTGGGCAGCACCGCCGCCATGAGCGCGGCCTCCCGGCGGGTCAGGGCCGATGCCGGCTTGCCGAAATAGGCGCGGGATGCGGCCTCGGCGCCGTAGATGCCGTCGCCCCATTCGATGATGTTCAGGTAGACCTCCATGATCCGCGATTTCGGCCAGACCAGCTCGATCCACAGCGTGAACCAGGCCTCCAGCCCCTTCCGCAGGTAGGTCCGGTCCTGCCAGAGATAGGCGTTCTTGGCGGTCT contains:
- the mtgA gene encoding monofunctional biosynthetic peptidoglycan transglycosylase, which translates into the protein MSVIQRVSTALPRRRILPAMLAIGLGVAAVTVGWVALYRVVPPPGTPLMLIRAIDGAGIEKDWVGLESLSDALPRAVIASEDSLFCSHAGFDWASLRQAWQGNLAGRSLRGGSTITMQTAKNAYLWQDRTYLRKGLEAWFTLWIELVWPKSRIMEVYLNIIEWGDGIYGAEAASRAYFGKPASALTRREAALMAAVLPNPLRWSPAKPTRYIAGRANVIQQRMAIVERDGLDDCIG